From Segatella copri, the proteins below share one genomic window:
- the tnpC gene encoding IS66 family transposase, whose product MKKDEIIVLLKEQLQLANEQLQQANATVSSLTTQVNELIERIKSLEELLVQKGIAIDKANRQNKALGKLVSGKKSERQEKNPQDSMTQEEFDKKKEEQAEKRKARKNNGAKRDMHYEMKEVHVTIDPVMDAEFLKTLRLFGTRTCIRYSMEPIKFIKTVYHINTYTDGSIMYPGKTPPALLLNSSYSPSFAAGLLQMRYIYSMPVERIIKYFADNGFTLRKATANKLIARSADVLENFYKAICQVVLQQDYVSADETYHKVLLAKTKPTDKGSKKGYFWAVSAPKLGLVFFVYEDGSRSEQVILNIFSDYKGTIQSDAYAPYRKLESDAYPDIMRIACLQHVKRDFIDCGKEDKDAQEVVDILNRFYREDKKHKVGVNGWTVEDHLAYRQSYAPDILQDLLEKLEEISSRKDLLPKSTLAQAVGYALNEYNAICDIFKRGDTALDNNYIERIQRYISLSRRNSMFFGSHEGASRAAILYSIAISCRLNGINLFEYICDVIEKTVEWQPNTPLEKYRDLLPDRWKKQ is encoded by the coding sequence ATGAAAAAGGACGAAATTATAGTACTTTTAAAGGAACAGCTTCAGCTTGCAAACGAACAGCTTCAGCAAGCTAATGCTACGGTGAGTTCGTTGACTACACAGGTCAACGAACTCATTGAACGTATAAAGTCATTAGAAGAATTACTCGTCCAGAAAGGAATCGCCATTGACAAAGCGAATCGTCAGAACAAGGCACTCGGCAAGCTCGTTTCAGGCAAGAAGTCCGAACGTCAGGAAAAGAATCCACAAGACTCGATGACCCAGGAGGAATTTGACAAGAAGAAAGAAGAGCAGGCCGAAAAGAGAAAGGCACGCAAAAACAACGGAGCCAAGCGTGACATGCATTACGAGATGAAAGAGGTGCATGTTACGATAGATCCTGTCATGGATGCAGAGTTTTTGAAGACGTTGCGTCTCTTCGGAACTCGTACCTGTATACGTTACAGCATGGAACCCATCAAATTCATCAAGACCGTGTATCACATCAACACTTATACTGATGGAAGTATCATGTATCCGGGGAAAACTCCGCCGGCTCTGTTGTTGAATTCTTCCTATTCACCTTCCTTTGCAGCAGGACTCCTGCAGATGCGATACATCTATTCCATGCCGGTAGAGCGAATCATCAAATACTTTGCCGACAATGGGTTTACGTTAAGGAAAGCCACGGCAAACAAACTGATTGCCAGAAGTGCCGATGTACTGGAAAACTTCTATAAGGCTATCTGCCAAGTAGTGTTGCAGCAGGATTATGTCTCGGCAGACGAGACATACCATAAAGTGCTGTTAGCCAAGACAAAGCCTACGGACAAGGGTTCGAAGAAAGGCTACTTCTGGGCTGTAAGTGCGCCTAAACTGGGACTTGTCTTCTTCGTATATGAGGATGGATCACGCTCTGAGCAGGTCATACTTAACATATTCTCTGATTATAAAGGTACCATACAGAGTGATGCATATGCTCCTTACCGGAAACTGGAGTCGGATGCTTATCCTGACATTATGAGAATCGCCTGCCTGCAGCATGTCAAGAGAGATTTCATCGACTGCGGCAAGGAAGACAAGGATGCTCAGGAGGTCGTAGATATCCTCAACAGATTTTATCGAGAAGACAAAAAACATAAGGTTGGGGTAAATGGATGGACCGTTGAAGACCATCTAGCCTATCGGCAGTCATATGCACCGGACATTTTGCAGGATTTATTGGAGAAACTGGAGGAAATATCTTCCAGGAAAGATTTGCTGCCCAAGTCTACCTTGGCGCAGGCGGTCGGCTATGCCCTTAATGAATATAATGCCATTTGTGACATCTTCAAAAGAGGTGATACGGCTCTCGATAACAACTACATTGAGAGAATCCAGAGGTACATATCACTATCAAGAAGAAACTCAATGTTCTTTGGTTCGCACGAAGGAGCAAGCCGGGCGGCTATCCTATATTCTATCGCAATCTCATGCAGGCTGAATGGCATTAATCTGTTTGAATACATATGCGACGTAATAGAAAAGACTGTAGAATGGCAACCCAATACCCCATTAGAAAAATATAGAGACTTACTTCCTGACCGATGGAAAAAGCAGTAA
- a CDS encoding transglycosylase SLT domain-containing protein has protein sequence MCKIFRTFAAEMKNKGYLYALYALFLLAACADKKPQQELTPWGTPVGEMEHADNSDGADGDEKKPASTSKGLSLEDIQANGELIMLTVNGPTTYYDYRSHGMGLQYLLCEKFAQQIGVSLRVEECKDTAEMVRKLEKGEGDVIAVPLPRKQTRGNLLFCGVTPDSTRTQWAVQNGNKSLADTLNGWFKPKLIAQVKQEESWLLSSASVRRHIYSPFLNRSKGVISRYDHLFQRYSGTARMDWRLMAAQCYQESCFDPNAKSWAGACGLMQIMPGTAAHLGLPMSMIHEPEANVAAAARYMAELQGHFSDVGDPSQRMLFALASYNGGYFHIRDAMALARKHGQNPHNWGVIRNYILRLSQPAYYTDPVVKYGYMRGTETVDYVDRIRARWGEYSGGSGFHESLRGSGMGSGSFHGAPVKSKRHYQNKYHI, from the coding sequence ATGTGCAAAATATTTCGTACTTTTGCAGCTGAAATGAAGAATAAAGGATATTTATACGCATTATATGCACTATTTTTGCTCGCTGCCTGTGCCGACAAGAAACCGCAGCAGGAGCTTACGCCATGGGGAACTCCTGTAGGCGAAATGGAGCATGCTGACAACTCTGATGGGGCTGATGGTGATGAAAAGAAACCAGCTTCAACCAGCAAGGGGCTTTCGCTCGAAGATATTCAGGCCAATGGTGAGCTCATCATGCTTACCGTTAACGGCCCTACTACCTATTATGATTACCGCAGCCACGGAATGGGACTGCAATATCTGCTCTGCGAGAAGTTTGCCCAGCAGATCGGCGTGTCGTTACGCGTAGAAGAATGTAAGGATACGGCTGAAATGGTACGCAAACTGGAGAAGGGAGAAGGTGATGTGATTGCCGTGCCCCTACCCCGAAAACAGACCAGAGGCAACCTGCTGTTCTGTGGTGTTACGCCCGACAGTACCCGAACCCAATGGGCTGTGCAGAACGGTAACAAGAGTCTTGCCGACACCCTGAACGGCTGGTTTAAGCCTAAGCTGATTGCTCAGGTCAAGCAGGAAGAATCGTGGCTGCTTTCTTCTGCCAGCGTGCGCCGCCACATTTATTCACCATTTCTGAACCGTTCTAAGGGTGTTATTTCCCGCTACGACCACCTCTTCCAGCGCTATAGCGGAACGGCTCGCATGGACTGGCGTCTGATGGCTGCCCAATGTTATCAGGAGAGCTGTTTTGACCCGAATGCGAAGTCATGGGCTGGAGCTTGCGGACTGATGCAGATTATGCCAGGCACGGCTGCCCATCTGGGTTTGCCGATGAGCATGATTCATGAACCTGAGGCGAATGTGGCTGCGGCAGCCAGATATATGGCGGAACTGCAGGGGCATTTCTCTGACGTGGGCGACCCGTCCCAGCGCATGCTTTTTGCCCTTGCTTCTTATAATGGTGGCTATTTCCACATCAGAGATGCGATGGCGCTGGCTCGCAAACATGGTCAGAATCCGCACAATTGGGGCGTAATTCGCAATTATATTCTGCGCCTTTCTCAACCGGCTTATTACACAGACCCGGTGGTGAAATACGGTTACATGCGAGGCACGGAGACGGTAGATTATGTGGATAGAATCAGAGCCCGCTGGGGTGAATACAGCGGTGGTTCAGGCTTCCATGAGAGTCTTCGTGGCAGCGGTATGGGCAGCGGTTCCTTCCATGGAGCCCCTGTTAAATCTAAGCGCCACTACCAAAATAAGTATCATATATAA
- the hisG gene encoding ATP phosphoribosyltransferase — protein sequence MLRIAVQSKGRLFDDTMNLLAEADIKVSASKRTLLVQSSNFPLEVLYLRDDDIPQSVASGVADIGIVGENEFVERGENAQIIDRLGFSKCRLSLAIPKKIDYPGLQWFNGKKIATSYPNILRKFMKKNNINADIHVITGSVEISPGIGLADGIFDIVSSGSTLVSNNLAEVEVVMKSEALLIGNWNMDEEKHEILNEMLFRFEAVRSAQDKKYVMMNAPKEKIQEITEVLPGIKSPTIIPLADEEWCSIHTVLDEKRFWEIIGKLKELGAQGILVTPIEKMIL from the coding sequence ATGTTACGAATAGCAGTACAAAGTAAGGGTCGTCTTTTCGACGACACCATGAATCTTTTAGCAGAGGCTGACATCAAAGTAAGCGCCTCTAAACGCACCCTCCTGGTGCAGTCAAGCAACTTTCCTCTCGAAGTTCTCTACCTTCGTGATGATGACATTCCTCAGAGCGTAGCCTCTGGTGTGGCAGATATCGGTATCGTGGGCGAGAACGAGTTTGTAGAGCGTGGAGAGAATGCGCAGATTATTGACCGTCTGGGTTTCAGCAAGTGCCGCCTGAGCCTCGCCATTCCTAAGAAGATTGATTATCCGGGATTGCAATGGTTCAACGGCAAGAAGATTGCTACTTCTTACCCTAATATCCTGCGCAAGTTTATGAAGAAGAATAATATCAATGCCGACATCCATGTCATTACGGGTTCTGTAGAAATCAGTCCGGGCATCGGTTTGGCTGACGGTATTTTCGATATTGTAAGTTCAGGTTCTACTCTGGTCAGCAACAATCTTGCTGAGGTTGAGGTGGTGATGAAGAGCGAGGCTCTGCTCATCGGCAACTGGAACATGGACGAGGAGAAGCATGAGATTCTGAACGAGATGCTGTTCCGCTTCGAGGCTGTACGTTCTGCACAGGACAAGAAGTACGTGATGATGAATGCTCCTAAGGAAAAGATTCAGGAGATTACAGAAGTATTGCCAGGCATCAAGAGTCCTACAATTATCCCGTTGGCTGATGAGGAATGGTGCTCTATCCACACCGTGCTCGACGAGAAGCGTTTCTGGGAAATCATAGGCAAGTTGAAGGAACTCGGTGCACAGGGCATCCTGGTAACACCAATCGAAAAGATGATATTGTAA
- the hisD gene encoding histidinol dehydrogenase, which translates to MKVIKYPAKEEWSEIVKRPHLDVSQLNATVHGVLDDVKNHGDEAVKRYEEKFDHAHLDSLAVTEAEIEEAEKMVSQELKDALHLAHHNIAAFHHSQKFEGVKVETCPGVTCWQKSVAIEKVGLYIPGGTAPLFSTVLMLATPAKIAGCKEIVLCTPPNKEGKVNPAILMAAKIAGVSKIFKAGGVQAIGAMAYGTESVPKVYKIFGPGNQFVMAAKQQVSLHDVAIDMPAGPSEVCLIADETANPVFAAADLLSQTEHGFDSQVFFITTSEKVLDDVKNEVEVQLERLPRKEMAQTSLDNSKFILVKTEEEAIDLCNTYAPEHLIIATADYEQLAEKVVNAGSVFLGNYACESAGDYASGTNHTLPTHGYALAYNGVNLDSYNRKITFQHLTEEGIRNIGNAVVTMAENEQLEAHANAMRLRVNSLKQ; encoded by the coding sequence ATGAAGGTAATAAAGTATCCTGCAAAGGAGGAATGGAGCGAGATTGTAAAACGCCCACACCTGGATGTTTCGCAGCTGAATGCGACCGTACATGGTGTACTCGACGATGTGAAAAACCATGGCGACGAAGCCGTGAAGCGTTACGAGGAGAAGTTTGATCATGCCCATCTCGATTCTTTGGCTGTGACTGAAGCTGAAATCGAAGAGGCAGAGAAAATGGTTTCTCAAGAACTGAAAGACGCTTTGCACCTCGCCCATCATAACATTGCCGCATTCCATCATAGCCAGAAGTTTGAAGGTGTAAAGGTTGAAACTTGCCCTGGTGTAACCTGCTGGCAGAAGAGTGTGGCTATAGAGAAGGTGGGATTGTATATCCCGGGAGGTACTGCTCCTCTCTTTAGCACCGTTCTGATGCTGGCTACTCCTGCCAAGATTGCGGGATGTAAAGAAATAGTACTGTGTACTCCTCCTAATAAAGAGGGCAAGGTGAACCCGGCTATCCTCATGGCGGCAAAGATTGCGGGCGTAAGCAAGATCTTTAAGGCGGGTGGCGTTCAGGCTATCGGAGCCATGGCTTACGGTACGGAGAGCGTGCCTAAGGTTTATAAGATTTTCGGTCCGGGCAACCAGTTTGTCATGGCTGCCAAGCAGCAGGTTTCCCTGCACGATGTGGCTATAGACATGCCTGCCGGTCCGTCTGAAGTTTGTCTTATTGCCGACGAAACAGCCAACCCTGTGTTTGCTGCTGCCGACCTGTTGTCGCAGACTGAACATGGTTTCGATTCTCAGGTTTTCTTCATTACTACATCTGAAAAGGTGCTGGATGATGTAAAGAATGAAGTTGAAGTACAGCTTGAACGTTTGCCACGTAAGGAGATGGCACAGACCTCGTTAGACAACTCTAAGTTTATCCTCGTGAAGACCGAAGAGGAGGCAATCGACCTCTGCAATACTTATGCACCGGAGCATCTGATTATCGCCACAGCCGATTACGAGCAGCTGGCAGAAAAAGTTGTGAATGCAGGTAGTGTATTCCTCGGAAACTATGCGTGCGAAAGTGCAGGCGACTATGCAAGCGGTACGAACCATACCTTGCCAACCCATGGTTATGCTTTGGCTTACAACGGAGTGAACCTGGACAGTTATAATCGCAAAATCACCTTCCAGCATCTTACAGAAGAAGGTATTCGTAACATTGGAAATGCTGTAGTGACCATGGCGGAAAATGAGCAATTGGAAGCTCATGCCAATGCGATGAGACTGAGAGTGAACAGTTTGAAACAATAG
- the hisC gene encoding histidinol-phosphate transaminase, protein MKELKDLCRENIWNLAPYSCARTEFAGRNARVFLDANENPYNDPYNRYPDPLQVELKKQISKIKGVAEEKIFLGNGSDEAIDLVYRVFCRPGKDNVVAIAPTYGMYEVCADINDVEYRSVLLDENYQISAGKLLAACDEQTKVIWFCSPNNPTGNHINREAIVDVLQKFQGIVIIDEAYADFSSERTFRSVLDRFPNMIVLNTMSKAWGCAALRLGMAFASKEIVDLFNKVKYPYNVNLLTQEHALEVMKNPLKVDEWVKNILQERSKVMAAFLDLPICEKVYPTDANFFLAKMTDANAIYNYLVAQGIIVRNRNKVQLCGNCLRITIGNKSENAELLGALRQY, encoded by the coding sequence ATGAAAGAATTGAAAGATTTGTGCCGAGAGAACATCTGGAATCTGGCACCTTACAGTTGCGCCCGTACGGAGTTTGCAGGCAGAAATGCCCGCGTCTTCCTCGACGCCAACGAAAATCCATATAATGACCCTTACAATCGCTATCCTGATCCGCTGCAGGTTGAACTGAAGAAGCAGATCAGCAAGATTAAGGGGGTGGCTGAAGAGAAAATCTTCTTGGGCAACGGTTCCGACGAGGCCATCGATTTGGTTTACCGTGTATTCTGCCGCCCGGGCAAGGATAATGTAGTAGCGATTGCACCTACTTACGGAATGTATGAAGTTTGTGCAGACATCAACGATGTGGAGTATCGTTCTGTGCTGCTCGATGAAAACTATCAGATTTCTGCCGGAAAACTGCTGGCAGCCTGCGATGAACAGACAAAGGTTATCTGGTTCTGCAGTCCAAACAATCCTACGGGCAATCACATCAACCGCGAGGCAATCGTAGACGTGTTGCAGAAATTCCAGGGTATTGTCATTATCGACGAAGCCTACGCCGATTTCTCTTCGGAGCGCACATTCCGCAGCGTGCTCGACAGATTTCCCAACATGATTGTGCTCAACACCATGAGTAAGGCATGGGGCTGTGCAGCCCTCCGTTTGGGAATGGCATTTGCGAGCAAGGAGATTGTTGACCTATTTAATAAGGTGAAATATCCTTATAACGTCAATCTGCTTACTCAGGAGCATGCGCTGGAAGTGATGAAGAATCCGCTGAAGGTTGACGAATGGGTGAAGAACATCCTGCAGGAGCGTTCTAAGGTAATGGCTGCATTCCTGGATCTGCCTATCTGCGAGAAGGTTTATCCTACTGATGCAAACTTCTTCCTGGCTAAAATGACCGACGCCAACGCCATCTATAATTATCTGGTGGCACAAGGCATTATCGTAAGAAACCGCAACAAGGTTCAGTTGTGTGGCAACTGTCTGAGAATTACGATAGGAAACAAGAGCGAGAATGCTGAATTACTCGGTGCTTTGAGACAGTACTAG
- a CDS encoding fibronectin type III domain-containing protein: MLLAAGASLQANGKSFFPTYEEANSGAWQGIDYDGDPWVFNVSRPYFVTAGLQNRHLSLWASHGRYYYADRDVWKWQRPNLFCTNEDLFTQTIVVPYLIPMLQNAGAIVFTPRERDWQTNEIVIDNDDAVKSVYYFEKEGSKRWKNCDSLGFANCSRLKDGENPFRMGTVRQAKATKRKKTSQVSYQPRFKEAGKYAVYVSYQSLPKSVSDARYIVYHKGEATEFSVNQRMGGGTWVYLGTFDFDKGCNEFNRVVCTNKASRRGVVTTDAVRFGGGMGNIERGGYTSGLPRCLEGARYYAQWAGAPYKVYGGRKGENDYADDINTRSLMTNWLGGGSVYMPAKNGKHVPIELSLALHSDAGYNKDGKSTFGALAICTTDYNDGMLNSGISRFTSKDFARALRDNLVTDLTAQFGEFGKRYLWDRNYSETRLPEVPSAILEMLSHQNFPDMRIAQDPLGKFYIARSIYKTILRFVNSNHGTRYVVQPLAPQNFSVTQNQGVALLSWTAQLDKTEPSARPTSYIIYKAEGQGGFDNGTIVNTTRCQMQLEPGKLYHFKVAAVNAGGESFTTETLSVLYNPAASKSVLIVNNFHRLASPQVVDDEEKQGFDLNQDPGVSYGLTAGWSGKQQVFDRSRMGNETSFGLGFSGNEMIGKFVAGNDFNYVQAHATSIAASGKYNISSCSSEVIASGRVQMKNYQAVDFINGLERHDGYTHTFFKSFTPALQNSIRQYASQGGRILISGSYTGSDMQTEEEQAFLSDILKLSYEPTGSTAITRDINPEDSTVTERDSIVYTSPNVKGLGLQFSYYNELNAQHYAATHPEILKPVGNYAFTAMQYDTGTSAAVAYKSTTYRSFVMGFPLECIIDERTRTSVLLGILKFLTD, translated from the coding sequence TTGCTGTTAGCCGCTGGAGCTTCGCTTCAGGCTAACGGCAAATCGTTTTTTCCTACCTACGAAGAGGCTAACAGCGGCGCATGGCAAGGCATAGATTATGATGGCGACCCATGGGTGTTTAATGTTTCCCGCCCTTATTTCGTTACGGCAGGACTACAGAACAGGCACCTTTCGCTATGGGCCTCGCACGGACGGTATTATTATGCCGACAGAGATGTATGGAAATGGCAACGCCCTAACCTGTTTTGCACAAACGAAGATCTCTTTACCCAAACCATCGTAGTGCCCTACCTCATCCCGATGCTCCAGAATGCGGGAGCCATCGTCTTCACGCCCCGCGAAAGAGACTGGCAGACGAACGAAATCGTCATCGATAATGATGATGCTGTCAAGTCGGTTTATTATTTCGAAAAGGAGGGGAGCAAGCGATGGAAAAACTGCGATTCGCTCGGTTTTGCCAACTGCTCCCGACTGAAAGATGGGGAAAATCCGTTCCGCATGGGAACCGTGAGACAGGCGAAGGCTACCAAGCGCAAGAAAACCAGCCAGGTAAGCTACCAGCCCCGTTTCAAGGAAGCCGGCAAATACGCAGTCTACGTAAGTTACCAGTCGCTCCCCAAGAGCGTGAGCGATGCAAGATACATCGTTTATCACAAGGGCGAAGCCACGGAGTTTTCCGTTAACCAGCGCATGGGCGGAGGCACCTGGGTTTACCTGGGCACCTTCGATTTCGACAAGGGCTGCAACGAGTTCAACCGCGTGGTCTGCACCAACAAGGCTTCACGCCGTGGAGTAGTAACTACAGATGCTGTCCGCTTTGGCGGCGGCATGGGAAACATAGAGCGTGGCGGTTACACCAGCGGATTGCCCCGTTGCCTGGAAGGAGCCAGATACTACGCCCAATGGGCAGGTGCTCCTTATAAGGTTTATGGAGGCAGAAAGGGAGAAAATGATTACGCCGACGACATCAACACCCGTTCGCTGATGACCAACTGGCTGGGCGGCGGTTCGGTTTACATGCCTGCCAAAAATGGCAAGCACGTGCCTATAGAACTCTCGCTGGCACTTCATAGTGATGCGGGTTACAATAAGGACGGAAAATCTACCTTTGGAGCCCTTGCTATCTGCACCACAGATTATAACGACGGAATGCTGAACAGCGGAATCTCAAGATTCACATCCAAGGATTTCGCCAGGGCTCTACGCGATAATCTCGTTACGGATCTGACGGCTCAGTTCGGAGAATTCGGCAAACGCTACCTATGGGACAGAAACTATTCTGAAACCCGTCTGCCGGAAGTTCCGTCGGCTATTCTCGAAATGCTTTCGCATCAGAATTTCCCTGACATGAGAATTGCTCAGGATCCGCTCGGAAAGTTCTATATCGCACGCTCCATCTACAAAACTATCCTGCGCTTCGTAAACAGCAATCATGGAACCCGATACGTGGTCCAGCCGCTGGCTCCGCAGAACTTCAGCGTTACGCAGAACCAAGGTGTTGCCCTACTCTCATGGACTGCCCAGCTGGACAAGACGGAACCATCTGCCCGCCCTACTTCTTACATTATCTATAAGGCTGAGGGACAAGGCGGTTTTGACAACGGAACCATCGTGAACACCACCCGCTGCCAGATGCAGCTGGAACCGGGCAAGCTTTATCATTTCAAGGTGGCTGCGGTTAATGCGGGAGGAGAAAGTTTCACCACCGAAACCCTCTCTGTGCTCTATAATCCTGCTGCCAGCAAGTCTGTGCTCATCGTAAACAATTTCCATCGCCTTGCCTCTCCGCAGGTCGTGGATGATGAGGAAAAGCAAGGATTCGACCTCAATCAGGATCCGGGCGTAAGCTACGGACTGACGGCGGGATGGAGCGGCAAGCAGCAGGTGTTCGACAGAAGCAGAATGGGCAACGAAACCAGTTTCGGACTCGGTTTCAGCGGCAACGAAATGATTGGCAAGTTTGTGGCAGGCAACGACTTCAACTATGTTCAGGCGCACGCTACAAGTATTGCGGCTTCGGGCAAATATAATATTTCCAGCTGTTCGAGCGAAGTCATCGCCAGCGGCAGGGTTCAGATGAAGAACTATCAGGCAGTTGACTTCATCAACGGATTGGAGCGCCATGACGGCTATACTCACACCTTCTTCAAGTCGTTCACGCCTGCCCTGCAGAACAGCATCAGGCAATACGCCAGCCAAGGCGGCAGAATCCTGATAAGCGGTTCTTACACCGGAAGCGACATGCAGACTGAAGAGGAACAGGCGTTCCTGAGCGATATTCTGAAACTCAGCTATGAGCCTACAGGTTCTACGGCCATCACCAGGGACATCAATCCCGAAGATTCAACCGTAACAGAACGAGACAGTATTGTCTACACTTCGCCTAACGTCAAGGGTTTAGGTCTGCAGTTCAGCTATTATAACGAGCTGAATGCCCAGCATTATGCGGCAACCCATCCCGAGATATTGAAACCGGTTGGCAATTACGCCTTCACGGCGATGCAATACGATACGGGAACGAGTGCGGCTGTTGCCTACAAGAGCACAACTTACCGTAGCTTCGTCATGGGATTCCCGCTGGAATGCATCATCGACGAAAGAACCCGCACCAGCGTGTTGCTCGGCATTCTCAAATTTCTGACAGATTAA
- a CDS encoding 1-acyl-sn-glycerol-3-phosphate acyltransferase → MVKGICQWILYKRLGYKKIITQELPEKYIICMAPHTSNWDLILGQLFAHAEGIKCNFLMKKEWFFWPLGPIFRKMGGIPVWRSKHTSMTDNLAAEADKRKAFGLCITPEGTRSLNPEWKKGFYFIALKAHLPIHLYGLDYEKKVIQCTRQIIPSGDVDKDMREIKLYFKDFKGKKPEKFTIGNID, encoded by the coding sequence ATGGTAAAAGGAATTTGTCAATGGATATTGTATAAGCGCTTGGGCTATAAGAAAATCATCACCCAGGAGCTTCCTGAAAAGTATATTATCTGCATGGCTCCGCACACCAGCAACTGGGACCTGATTCTGGGCCAGCTCTTTGCCCATGCTGAGGGAATCAAATGTAATTTCCTCATGAAAAAGGAATGGTTCTTCTGGCCGCTAGGTCCTATCTTCAGAAAGATGGGAGGTATTCCTGTGTGGAGAAGCAAACATACTAGCATGACGGATAATCTGGCTGCTGAAGCGGATAAGCGGAAGGCTTTCGGACTGTGCATTACGCCCGAAGGTACCCGCTCGCTCAACCCGGAATGGAAAAAGGGATTCTATTTCATAGCCCTCAAGGCGCATCTGCCTATCCATCTCTATGGGCTTGACTATGAGAAGAAGGTTATCCAATGCACCCGGCAGATTATCCCGTCAGGAGATGTTGACAAAGACATGCGTGAAATCAAGTTGTACTTCAAGGATTTCAAAGGAAAGAAACCGGAGAAGTTCACAATCGGAAATATTGATTAA